In Alphaproteobacteria bacterium, the sequence TGCCGAGATCGGCATCGTCGGCCGCGACGATCGCCTCGCGTCCCACAGGATAGGGATGCACCAGCAGATCCTCCATGGCGCAGACCGGACCGACGGTGACGCCGGCGGCCTCGAACAGCGCCAGGTTCTCCTCCTGCGTGCGCGCGCCGATGAAGCCGCCGATGATCGCGTCGAGTTCGTCGCGATGACGAACACGCGCATCGTTGGTGGCGAAGCGCGGATCGGCGACCAGCTCGGGCCGGCCGATGCTGCGCAGGATGCGCTCGGCCATCGCCTGCATCGAGCCCGAGAGCGCGACGTACCTGCCGTCGGCGCAGAGGTAGAGATTGCGCGGCGCGGTGTGGCTGGCGGTGTTGCCGGCGCGCATCGCGCCCTTGCCCTCGATGCTGGCGACGCCAGCCTCCGAGGCGACGGCCGAGAAGATCGGCTCGAACAGCGACAGGTCGATCACCTGGCCCTCGCCGCCCTTGACCTCGACCTCGCGCAAGGCGGTCATCACCGCGAAGGCGCCGGTCTGGCCGGCGATCATGTCGGCCAGCGCCAGCGGCGGCACCGCCGGCGGCTTGTCGGCGAAGCCGTTCATGTGGGCGAAGCCCGACATCGCCTCGACCAGGGTGCCGAAGCCCGGCTTGTCCTTCCACGGCCCGGTCTGGCCCCAGCCCGAGACGCGCACGACGATCAGCCTGCGGTTCATCGCCAGCAGCATTTCGGGGCCCAGTCCCATCTTCTCCATCGTGCCGGGCACGAAGTTCTCGACCAGCACATGCGCCTGTTTGATCAGCCGCTCGAGGATGGCGCGGCCCCCGGCGTCCTTGATGTCGAGCGCGATCGAGCGCTTGTTGCGCGAGTAGGTCTTCCAGAAGACGGAATGGCCGCGCACCCGCCAGTTGCGCAGATCGTCGCCGGCGCCGGGCCGCTCGACCTTGATGACGTCGGCGCCGAAATCGGCCAGCGCGTGGGTGACGATGTTGCCCGCCACCAGCCGCGACATGTCGATCACCCGCACGCCGTCGAGCGGCCCCGACGCGCGCGGGTCGAAGGATTTGCGGGCGATACGCGGCACATCGGCCATGGCTGTCACACGGAAAGTTGCAGGCGATCGACGAAGGCGCGCGGCGACATGACCTCGACCTCGCGCCGTGAAGCTGCGGGAAAATGTCTGAGATTGCCCGTGATTAGGATCGCTCTCGCGGCGGCGGCGCAAGCGAGAAACTCACCGTCGGCCGGATCCGGCAGCGCCAACGGCCAAGGCGGGGCGATTGCCGGGGTTCCCGCGGTTTCGAGGATGTTCACAACGCGCTCGACGTCGGCCGGGTCGAGCGCAAGCCGCGGTCGAGCCAGCACTCCCCGGTACTCCGCCACGATGCGCGGCGTGTGCGCCACGTCCAAGCCGCGATCGATCACCAGCTCCAGGATCAGACCGGGAGGCCCCTGCGGCGACAGCATCGCCGACACGATGATGTTAGTGTCGAGGACAACTCGAATCAAGCGCGCCCGGTGCGCCGAGCGCGTACCGCGTTGGCCGCCCGTACGGCGGCTACCTCGGCGTCGATTTCCCGCATTGTCAGGCGATCGGTACCGTCCCGCGCGGCCTTGCGTCGGATCGCCTGGAGAGCACGCATCGCTCGGGCGCGTCTGATGTCCTCGGCCGTCTCGTCGACCGTCGCGGCATCGACGGGCACGAGAAGCGCGATGGGCTGGCCGTTCGCCGTCAGGATCGCCTCGCGTTCACCCGAAAGCGCCTGCCGAACCGCGCGCGGTCGGGAGCGAAAGTCTCGAATGGTGACCGTTTTCATGGGCGCAGGATATCCCTTGGGGTGACAATTGTCACCCCAAGGGTGCGCGTGCGATCAGCCCCAATGACCCTGGAAGTAGACCCAGCTGTTGCCGCGCTGCTCCCAGCGGGCCGGGACCCAGTAAGCCTCGCGGCGCGGGCGGTCGACATAGGCGCCCGGCACCCAGACATAGGTGACGCCGTCCCAGCGCCAGTAGCCCGGCATCCAGGTCGCCATGTCGCCGTGGCCCGGCGGGATCGGCGGGATGGCTTCGTAGATCGGCGGCGGCGGGGCGCGCGGGGCGATGACTTCGTTGACGGCGACCTTCTCGGCCGGCGGCTCGCCGGCGCAGGCCGCCAGCAGGCCGGCGAACGGCAGGGCCGCCCCGCCGATCACGATCCGGCGACGGCTATGGCTGACCATGGATCACCTCCAGTGCCGCCCGTTCGGGCGCACGGAAGCAACGCGCCGGGCGGCCGCCGGTGCCCCGCCCTATTCTGGACATTTCCGTGGCGTCACGGCGCCGGCGTGACGGAGGTGGCCAGCGTGAACTGGTCGGTGCGGCCGGCATAGGTGAAGCCGCGGCGCATCGCCCAGCCGGCCACCTCGAAGTACAGCGGCAGCACGGCGAAATCGTCGAGCGCCAGGCGCGCGGCGTCCTCGAGCAAGGTGGCGCGGCGCTCGGCGTCGATGGTGCGCAGCGCCTCGATCAGCAGCCCGTCGACGGCGGGATTGGAATAGCGGCCGCGATTGGTGCCGCCCAGGCCGCGCTCGCGGTCGGGCGTCGCCACCAGCGCGCGCAGCGGATCGCCGGCCTCGCCCGCCGCCGTGGCCCAGCCGGCGAGATAGGCGCTGTAGCGATGCGCGTCGCGGTTCTGGAAGAACGCCTGCGGCTGGCTGGCCTCGACCCGCGTCTTCACGCCGATTGCCGTCCAGCCCGCCGCCACCGCCTCGGCGACGCGCAGGTCGTTGACGTAGCGGCCGTTGGGCGCGCCCAGGATGATCGAGAAGCCATCGGGGTAGCCGGCCTCGCCGAGCAGGCGGCGGGCGCGCTCGAGGTCGGGCACGCCGACCACGGTGTCGCGCCGCGCGCCGGACATCGGCCACGGCAGCAGGTCGGCGGCGGCCACGGCGTCGCCCGCCATCACCTCTTGCACCAGCCGATCACGGTCGAGCGCCAGGCTGAGCGCCTGGCGCACCCGGCGATCCTTCAGCGGGTTCTTGCCGCCGGTGTCGGGAATGCCGGGCGACGGCTCGGCGTGATGGTCGAGATGCAGGTAGATCACCCGGTTCGACGTCGCGGTGACGATGCGCAGCCGCTCGTCGCGGCGCAGGCGCGGCAGATCCTGCGTCGGCACGTTCTCGACGACGTCGAGGTCGCCCGAATCGAGCGCGGCCAGCCGCGTCGTGGCGTCGGCGATCGGATAGAAGGCGACGTTGGCCCAGGCCGGCTTCGGGCCCCAGTAATCCTCATGGCGCGCCAGCACGAGCTGGCGGCCGCGATCCCAGGAGACGAAGCGGAACGGACCGGTGCCGACAAGGCCCTCGCCGCGATTGAGCTGCCCGGTCGTCTTGCCCTCCGGCGCCGGCCCCGACGCCGCCCGGCGCGACAGGATGAAGATGGCGCTGAGCTCGCGCGGCAGCAGCGGCGCGGGTGCCGCGGTGCGCAGGCGGACGGTCAGCGGATCGACGATCTCGACCTCGAGGATCTGGCGCGTGAAGTGCGTGAAGGGCGACGGCGCGTTGGGCACGCGCGGCACGCGATCGAGGCTGAACAGGACGTCGTCGGCGGTGAACGGCGAGCCGTCGTGGAAGCGCACGCCCTCGCGCAGCCGGAACTCCCAGGTCCGCTCGTCCAGCGCGCGCCAGCCGGTGGCCAGCGCCGGCACCAGCCGCTGGTGCTCGTCCTGCGCCACCAGCGCCTCGAAGAGGTGCCGGGCGATCTGGTTGTTGGCGGGGAAATTGTCGTAGTGCGGATCGAGCGAGGTGGCGTCGGCGGCGAGCCCGATGCGCAGGTCGCGCGCCGCCGCGCTGCCCACGGCGTACGTGAGCATCGCGCAGACAAGCGCCATCACCCGGATCAACACCGCCATCCGACACCCCGCGGGCGCAGACCATGGAAGAGCGACAGGGCCAACGCAAGCCATCAGCCCGGCCGGAAACGCTTTTCCATGAAGGAGCCGACGCCGATGACGATGGCGCCGAGCACCAGGGCGGTGCCGAAGCCGGCCATGAAGGCCCACGAGCCGTCGGGCACGCGCGTCGAATCGAAGCGCAGCCGCATGCCGTTCACTTCCGGCTTCGACGGCAGGTAGACCACCGCGATGCGCGCGTCGGGCCGGATGCCGTTGGGCGCATTGGCATCGCGCATCGCCTCGTACTGGCCGCGCGCAATGCTGTTGACCGAGACGCGCACCTGGTCGCTGCCGACGATGATGCGGCCGGCCTTGTCGGTGAAGCGGTAGGTGAAGTCGTAGCCGATGTCGCGCTTCTGCCAGCCCAGCGAGCCGGTGATCGACAGCGGCGTGGCCTCGACCTCGACGCCCTCGGTGCGGATGCGCTCCATCGCCGCCGCGCGCGAGTCGCTGAGCCAGGTCGAGAAGCCCCAGACGGCGGGCCAGCTCAGCAGCGCCGCCAGCAGGCCGAGCCGCGTGAAGCGGCGGATGGTCTGGCGGGTGAAGGTCATGGCCATGGACACGCTACTCGCACTCACGGTTTGGGCTGCTGCCAGCGCCGCTCGCGCGCCAGCCTGGCCTCGCGGCGGATGATGTAGATGGCCGAGGCGATGACGATGGCGGCGCCGACGAAGGTCCAGATCACCGGCATCTCCTGCCACAGCAGCCAGCCGACGAAGACGGCGAAGGGCAGGCGCAGATACTCGAACGGCGCCACCATCGACATCTCGCCGACGCGGAAGGCCTGGACCCAGAAATACTGCCCGACCGTGGCGGTGAGCGCGATGCCCACGGCGAGCAGCCAGCCCGCGAGATCGGGCCAGCGCCACACCCAGATCGCCGGGCCGGCCAACAGCACGGTCGAGAACAGCGCGAACATGGTGAGGATCATCATCGGCGATTCGGTGGCCGACAGCCGCTTGACCATCAGGATCGAGATCGCCACCAGGAGCGCGTTGGCCAGCGCGATCAGCGCGCCGGGCTGCAGCGAGCCCTCGCCCGGCCGCACCATGATCAGCACGCCGATGAAGCCGACGATGGTGGCGCTCCAGCGCCGCCAGCGCACCGTCTCGTGCAGCACCAGGGCGGCGATGACGACGGAAAACAGCGGCTGCGAGAAGGAGAGCGCCGTGGCGTCGGCCAGCGGCAAGAGCGCCACGGCGTAGAAGCCGCAGACCATCGAGGTGGTGCCGACCACGGTGCGCCAGAAGTGGCCGGCGATGCGCGGGCTCTTCCACGGCTGCACGCGACCCGAGGCCATGTGCGGGATCAGCAGGATGACGCCGATGATGGCGCGGAAGAAGGCGGTCTGGATGCTCTCGATCTGCTCCGACAGCAGGCGGATCATCGCGCTCGTGGTCGTGAAGATGAAGCCGCCGGCGATCAGCCACAACGCGCCCTGCACGTTGGGCGGCAGGCGCAGGAGCCAGGTCAGGATCGAGGGCACGTCAGATCACGCTGAAGCCAAGCGCCAACGGATCGCGGTCGTCGACGAAGATGGTGTTGATGCCGTGCTGGCGCGCCCAGCCGGCGATCGAGGGGATGATGGCGTCGTGGTTGCCGACCCGCGAAGCGGCCTCGACGCGGCCCTCGAAGAGCGTGCCGATGATGCTCTCGTGCACGAAGTCGTCGCCGACCTTCAGCCGGCCTTTGGCCACCAGGTGCGCCATGCGCGCCGAAGTGCCGGTGCCGCAGGGGCTGCGGTCGATCGCCTTGTCGCCGTAGAACACGGCGTTGCGCAGATGCGCCTTCGCTTCGCGCGCCTTGCCGGTCCACATCACGTGGCTCACCCCGCGGATGGTGGGATCCTCGGGGTGCACCGGATCGAGCTTCTCGCGCACGAGGTTGCGCACGATGGGCGAGAGCCGCAGCACGTCGCCGGCCGAGATCGACTCCAGCCCGGCGAAGTTCTTCTGCGGCTCGACGATGGCGTAGTAGTTGCCGCCGTACGAGACATCGACCACCAGCTCGCCCATATCAGGGACGTCGATGCGGATGTCGCTCGCCGCGAGGTAGGAGGCGACGTTGGTAATACGGACCGATTCGACAAAACGCCCCTCGCGCCGGTAGCGGGCCACGACGCGGCCGGCCGGCGCGTCGAGCGCCACCTCGCCCTCGCGCGCCGGAGAGACGAGCCCGTTCTCCAGCGCCATGGTGACGGTGCCGATGGTGCCGTGGCCGCACATCGGCAGGCAGCCCGAGGTCTCGATGAACAGGATGGCGATGTCGCAGTCGGCCCGCGTCGGCGCGTAGAGCATCGAGCCCGACATCACGTCGTGGCCGCGCGGCTCGAACATCAGGGCGCGCCGGATCCAGTCGAAGCGGGCGAGGAAGTCGGCGCGCCGCTCGCTCATCGTCGCGCCCCTGAGGATCGGCGCGCCGCCGGTCACCAGGCGGACCGGGTTGCCGCAGGTGTGGCCGTCGAGGCAGGTGAAGCTGTGCTGCATCATCGCGCCTTGAGCCGCTCAACCCATTGCTGGAGCGCGCGCGGATCGTCGAAGCGATGGACCGCCAGATGGCCGTAGCGCGGATCGGCGAGGTCGGCGGCGAAGCGGGCGCGGTTGGCGCGATGGGTGCGCAGGGCATAGCGCAGGATCGACTGGCGGCCGAGCGCGCCGCGCAGCGACTCGCGGTTGCCGGTGTTCCACAGCTCCTCGCGGGTGACCACGCGGCGGACGGTGCGCAGCGCCAGGCGGCGCAGCACCAGCGGCAGGTTGAAGTCGAGCCAGACCAGGGTGTCGGCCCGGCCCCAGACGAGATCGCGGACCTGGCCGTAATTGCCGGCGACGATCCAGCGCCCGCCCGAGGTTGCCGCGTCGACCCGCTGGCGGAAGAGCTCGGCCAGCACCGGCCGCCAGCCCGGGGTCCAGAACAGCGCGTCGAGCTCGACATGCTCGGCGTCGAGCAGCGGCGCCAGCCGTTCGGCCAGCCTGCTCTTGCCCGACCCGGTGGTGCCGACGATGGCGATGCGCTGCATGCGCGAAGACTGCCATATTGCGCTGCAGCATTCCAATCACCGGCTGAGGTTGGTCGGTCCGCCCTTGCAGGTGCCGCCGGTCGGGATGATCAGGTGCGGCAGCTTGCCGGCGACCTGGCGGCGGCCGAAGGTCGCCGAGCTCAGCCAGACGACGATGGTGCCGTCGGCGGCGACCGGGATGTCGAAGCGATGCACGATCGTAGTGCAGGTCAGCGCGATCTGGCCCTTCAGCCCGGCGACCTGCAGGCGGATCTTCCAGTCGCCGGCCTGGCCGGTCCAGACGCCGTCGAACTGGCCGGGCTGCGCCCAGGCCAGGCCGGGCAGCAGCAGCAGCGGCAGGGCGAGCAGCAGCCTCCTCATTCGGCCGCCATCTTGACGACGGGCCGGGTGCGCAAGGCCTCGGCCATGATCGCCTCGACCGCCGCCCGCTCGGCGCCCTCGAGCTTCAGGCGCGGCGGGCGGGTGACCTCCGAGCCGCGGCCCATGATCTGCTCGCAGAGCTTGATGCACTGAACCAGGTCGGGCCGCGCGTCGAGGTGCAACAGCGGCATGAACCATTCGTTGAGCGCGCGCGCCTCGTCGTAGCGGCCGGCGGCGGCCAGCGCGAACAGCCGGTTGCCCTCGGCGGGAAACGCGTTGGACATGCCCGAGACCCAGCCGACGCAGCCCAGCATCACCGATTCGACGATGACGTCGTCGAGGCCGCAGAACAGCACGAAGCGATCGCCCAGCGCGCGCTTCAGATCGGTGTAGCGCGCCGTGGCGCCCGAGCTTTCCTTGACGCAGACGATGCTCTCGCAATCGGCCAGCTGGATCAGCATGTCGGGCGTGACGTCGGTCTTGTAGATCGGCGGGTTGTTGTAGACCATGATCGGCAGGTCGCTGGCCTTCGCGACCTCGCGGAAATGATGCAGCGTCTCGCGCGGCTTGGCCGAGTAGACCATGGCCGGCATCACCATCAGCCCGTCGATGCCGATCTTCGCCGCGTCGCGCGCGTAGGCGCAGGCCATCGCCGTCGTGTACTCGGCGACACCGGAGATGATCGGCACGCGCCCGGCGACGACCTCCTTCGCCGCGGCCAGCACGGCGCGCTTCTCGTCGGGCTGCAGCGAGGTGTTCTCGCCCACCGTGCCGCACAGGATCAGGCCCGAGACGCCGTCGCGGATCAGCGCGTCGATGACCCGCTGGGTCGCCGCCAGGTCGAGGCTGAAATCGTCGCGGAACTGCGTGGTCACGGCGGGGAAGACGCCCCGCCAGCCGATGCTCGTCATGGCCGGCCTCCTGGAATTCGTGGCGCCGTCCAATCTAGAGCACCACGCCCTCGAATGGACACCCCTGTCATCCCGAGCGCAGCGAGGGATCTACGGCCAGCCTGGATCCCTCGCTGCGCTCGGGATGACAGGCGCTTGATTGTGCCGGCGGACGGGTGCAAAGTGAGTGCTCCGTTAGTTTTGGGGGTGTGCCCAATGAAGAAGACTCTGCTCGCCGCACTCGTGCTGGTCGCGGCGCAAATCCTGTCGATCGGCGCGGCGATGGCCGACACCATGACCTGGCGCTTCAAGAGCCATCACGCCAACATCGTCGACGTGCAGCTCTATGCCTCGGGGCGCAACATCGTCTGGCCGGGCAACGGCCGGGTCTGGTCGCTCAAGGACTACAACGCGCACAACGTCCGGATCTCCTGCATCAAGGGCGAGAAGGTCTGCTACGGCGCCTGGGTGCGCGGCACCGAGAGCTCCTACTGGGGCGGCGGTCGCAACAACCGCAAGAGCTGCAGCAGCTGCTGCTACATCTGCGGCAATATCCAGACACCGATCATCAACCTCAATCGCTGAGCCTCGTGTCGTCCTGAGCGCAGCGAAGGACCTCGCGGTGGTGCGACCGGCACAACGCCGCCGATTGGCCGCGATACCGCTGGATCCTTCGCTGCGCTCAGGATGACGGCGGGGGTGGGTCACGGCACGGCCCGCCGCATCGGGATCATCGCCGAGCGGCGGAAGCCGGCGCGGGCGTAGAACCATTGCGCCTGGGTGTTGTCCTCGTCGGTCAGCAGGGTGATGCGGGCGCAGCCTTCGCGGGTGGCGCGCGCGATCGCCGCCTCGATCAGCTTCAGCCCGACGCCCCGGCCGCGATGGTCGGGCCGCACGATCATGTCCTCGAGCAGCAGGACGCGCGCGCCCAGCGCCGTGCTGACGGTGAACAGCAGGTTGACCATGCCGACGACCTGTCCGCCGTCGCGCGCCACCAGGATGGCGCCGACCCGGGCATCGTCGAGGATCAGGCGCAGGCCGCGTTCCTGCCGGGCGCGGTCGGGGGTGAAATCGGCTTCCTGGGCGAAGAGCAGGCCGAGCAGGTCGCAGAGCGCGGGAATATCGGCAGGCGTGGCGTCGTCGATGGCGATCATGCCACCAGACTAGAGTACGCCACCGCCAGGCGCCG encodes:
- a CDS encoding GNAT family N-acetyltransferase, which translates into the protein MIAIDDATPADIPALCDLLGLLFAQEADFTPDRARQERGLRLILDDARVGAILVARDGGQVVGMVNLLFTVSTALGARVLLLEDMIVRPDHRGRGVGLKLIEAAIARATREGCARITLLTDEDNTQAQWFYARAGFRRSAMIPMRRAVP
- a CDS encoding 4-hydroxyproline epimerase, which encodes MMQHSFTCLDGHTCGNPVRLVTGGAPILRGATMSERRADFLARFDWIRRALMFEPRGHDVMSGSMLYAPTRADCDIAILFIETSGCLPMCGHGTIGTVTMALENGLVSPAREGEVALDAPAGRVVARYRREGRFVESVRITNVASYLAASDIRIDVPDMGELVVDVSYGGNYYAIVEPQKNFAGLESISAGDVLRLSPIVRNLVREKLDPVHPEDPTIRGVSHVMWTGKAREAKAHLRNAVFYGDKAIDRSPCGTGTSARMAHLVAKGRLKVGDDFVHESIIGTLFEGRVEAASRVGNHDAIIPSIAGWARQHGINTIFVDDRDPLALGFSVI
- a CDS encoding dihydrodipicolinate synthase family protein, with translation MTSIGWRGVFPAVTTQFRDDFSLDLAATQRVIDALIRDGVSGLILCGTVGENTSLQPDEKRAVLAAAKEVVAGRVPIISGVAEYTTAMACAYARDAAKIGIDGLMVMPAMVYSAKPRETLHHFREVAKASDLPIMVYNNPPIYKTDVTPDMLIQLADCESIVCVKESSGATARYTDLKRALGDRFVLFCGLDDVIVESVMLGCVGWVSGMSNAFPAEGNRLFALAAAGRYDEARALNEWFMPLLHLDARPDLVQCIKLCEQIMGRGSEVTRPPRLKLEGAERAAVEAIMAEALRTRPVVKMAAE
- a CDS encoding DMT family transporter produces the protein MPSILTWLLRLPPNVQGALWLIAGGFIFTTTSAMIRLLSEQIESIQTAFFRAIIGVILLIPHMASGRVQPWKSPRIAGHFWRTVVGTTSMVCGFYAVALLPLADATALSFSQPLFSVVIAALVLHETVRWRRWSATIVGFIGVLIMVRPGEGSLQPGALIALANALLVAISILMVKRLSATESPMMILTMFALFSTVLLAGPAIWVWRWPDLAGWLLAVGIALTATVGQYFWVQAFRVGEMSMVAPFEYLRLPFAVFVGWLLWQEMPVIWTFVGAAIVIASAIYIIRREARLARERRWQQPKP
- a CDS encoding adenylate kinase; this encodes MVGTTGSGKSRLAERLAPLLDAEHVELDALFWTPGWRPVLAELFRQRVDAATSGGRWIVAGNYGQVRDLVWGRADTLVWLDFNLPLVLRRLALRTVRRVVTREELWNTGNRESLRGALGRQSILRYALRTHRANRARFAADLADPRYGHLAVHRFDDPRALQQWVERLKAR
- a CDS encoding CoA transferase, with product MADVPRIARKSFDPRASGPLDGVRVIDMSRLVAGNIVTHALADFGADVIKVERPGAGDDLRNWRVRGHSVFWKTYSRNKRSIALDIKDAGGRAILERLIKQAHVLVENFVPGTMEKMGLGPEMLLAMNRRLIVVRVSGWGQTGPWKDKPGFGTLVEAMSGFAHMNGFADKPPAVPPLALADMIAGQTGAFAVMTALREVEVKGGEGQVIDLSLFEPIFSAVASEAGVASIEGKGAMRAGNTASHTAPRNLYLCADGRYVALSGSMQAMAERILRSIGRPELVADPRFATNDARVRHRDELDAIIGGFIGARTQEENLALFEAAGVTVGPVCAMEDLLVHPYPVGREAIVAADDADLGSLPMHNVVPRLSRTPGTFRRPAPAVGADTEEVLADLDRWERDL
- a CDS encoding YXWGXW repeat-containing protein; amino-acid sequence: MVSHSRRRIVIGGAALPFAGLLAACAGEPPAEKVAVNEVIAPRAPPPPIYEAIPPIPPGHGDMATWMPGYWRWDGVTYVWVPGAYVDRPRREAYWVPARWEQRGNSWVYFQGHWG
- a CDS encoding PIN domain-containing protein yields the protein MSAMLSPQGPPGLILELVIDRGLDVAHTPRIVAEYRGVLARPRLALDPADVERVVNILETAGTPAIAPPWPLALPDPADGEFLACAAAARAILITGNLRHFPAASRREVEVMSPRAFVDRLQLSV
- a CDS encoding type II toxin-antitoxin system Phd/YefM family antitoxin — translated: MKTVTIRDFRSRPRAVRQALSGEREAILTANGQPIALLVPVDAATVDETAEDIRRARAMRALQAIRRKAARDGTDRLTMREIDAEVAAVRAANAVRARRTGRA
- a CDS encoding ABC transporter substrate-binding protein; this translates as MLTYAVGSAAARDLRIGLAADATSLDPHYDNFPANNQIARHLFEALVAQDEHQRLVPALATGWRALDERTWEFRLREGVRFHDGSPFTADDVLFSLDRVPRVPNAPSPFTHFTRQILEVEIVDPLTVRLRTAAPAPLLPRELSAIFILSRRAASGPAPEGKTTGQLNRGEGLVGTGPFRFVSWDRGRQLVLARHEDYWGPKPAWANVAFYPIADATTRLAALDSGDLDVVENVPTQDLPRLRRDERLRIVTATSNRVIYLHLDHHAEPSPGIPDTGGKNPLKDRRVRQALSLALDRDRLVQEVMAGDAVAAADLLPWPMSGARRDTVVGVPDLERARRLLGEAGYPDGFSIILGAPNGRYVNDLRVAEAVAAGWTAIGVKTRVEASQPQAFFQNRDAHRYSAYLAGWATAAGEAGDPLRALVATPDRERGLGGTNRGRYSNPAVDGLLIEALRTIDAERRATLLEDAARLALDDFAVLPLYFEVAGWAMRRGFTYAGRTDQFTLATSVTPAP